One region of Parambassis ranga chromosome 21, fParRan2.1, whole genome shotgun sequence genomic DNA includes:
- the bard1 gene encoding BRCA1-associated RING domain protein 1 isoform X1: MENDPPLQTTDWKNTAEAVANFRRLLLCSKCSSLMKDPVCLGMCEHMLCRSCAGPRAGDGCVVCHSPAWVKDIQINRQLSSIIQLFSGLESLLSPKKQADVSEAEILTQPQSPVIKHKRSFKIWFSPRSRKVRCAVEKPSEANLPDSRLSVETAAKQPGPHAVQHQELSVFNFTSSSQDSGSSSPERCNNENKNKTKSNKKTATKKGSVLVQGSTRTTRKQTKVNIKKKRLEDINEQWGITEDARALPEKEQPCVVGPKRSSKRVSFLSPAVTSDDPKSAMPQESTNEVSPARSTGESLSGGTISVQTYQTQAGQIVQQDKLSSNDIPEKQHMSSLEHSSKRPRMEEKDCTLENTPKRPRASLNHRRKSLGQMSPAALNPPSLSSPRCDKSSKTCRKQCADSPSGRAIASPESCGKSPSTPRTSAGRPSPGSPAFVKKNHKGETPLHLAAIKGDLEAVRELLDQGADPNLKDNAGWTPLHEACNLGHLAVVEVLISKGALLNTPGYENDSPLHDAVRNGHSAIVKVLLQLGASQSVLNLYGKRPADYAVSEEMLEIFQEASKGTQYANAHTAHSPSASLSVVRLHENVSDGVRRDQNVVFLPTKLSPPEQHQLSQLGLQLGGRMVDTFTSSVSHVVVPEGQMPTTYSTLLGLLAGCWIVRYSWVKACLQAGKWMPEAEHEAAEGPQRSRMNRCSLLPPLFDGCFFFLYGSFKAPTKDELTKLIKEGGGQLLSRQPKPDSDVTQTLSAAAYHAMPGTDQALCTQYIIFDPQGAYKPAVVRRGKVWSAPSSWLIDCIAAFSLLPVPDL; encoded by the exons ATGGAAAATGATCCTCCTCTGCAGACAACGGATTGGAAGAACACTGCGGAGGCAGTTGCAAACTTCCGTCGACTACTACTTTGTTCGAAATG ctcCAGTTTAATGAAAGATCCCGTCTGTTTAGGAATGTGCGAGCATATGCTGTGCAG GTCCTGTGCTGGGCCCCGAGCAGGCGATGGCTGTGTTGTATGCCACAGCCCTGCATGGGTAAAGGACATCCAAATCAACAGGCAGCTCAGCAGCATAATACAGCTCTTCAGTGGTTTGGAGTCCCTGCTCAGTCCCAAAAAACAAGCAG ACGTGTCTGAAGCTGAGATTctaacacagccacagagtcctGTCATTAAACACAAGAGGAGCTTTAAGATCTGGTTCAGTCCTCGCAGCCGCAAGGTACGCTGTGCGGTGGAGAAACCTTCAGAGGCTAACCTACCAGACAGCAGGTTGTCTGTTGAAACGGCTGCAAAACAGCCAGGCCCACATGCTGTTCAACACCAGGAACTGTCAGTTTTCAATTTCACTTCGTCCTCCCAAGACTCTGGCTCTTCTTCACCTGAAAGATGcaacaatgaaaataaaaacaagacgaAGTCAAATAAGAAAACCGCTACCAAGAAGGGGAGCGTGTTGGTGCAAGGATCCACAAGGACCACACGTAAACAGACCAAGGTGAATATTAAGAAGAAGAGGCTAGAGGACATAAACGAGCAATGGGGAATCACAGAGGATGCTCGTGCCTTACCGGAAAAGGAGCAACCCTGTGTTGTCGGGCCAAAAAGGTCCAGTAAAAGGGTTTCTTTCCTAAGCCCAGCTGTCACCTCTGACGACCCTAAGTCTGCAATGCCACAGGAGAGTACTAATGAAGTCAGTCCTGCcaggagcacaggagagagTCTCTCAGGAGGCACCATCTCTGTACAGACTTACCAAACGCAGGCCGGTCAAATCGTTCAGCAAGACAAACTGTCTTCAAATGACAttcctgaaaaacaacacatgtcCTCCCTAGAGCATTCCTCAAAAAGACCCAGAATGGAGGAAAAAGACTGCACTCTGGAAAACACACCAAAAAGACCAAGAGCTTCTCTAAACCACAGGAGAAAATCATTGGGACAGATGTCTCCAGCTGCCCTAAACCCCCCATCTTTGTCAAGCCCCAGGTGTGATAAGAGCTCCAAAACCTGTAGAAAACAATGTGCAGACAGCCCTTCTGGTCGAGCCATTGCATCACCAGAAAGCTGTGGAAAATCTCCCAGTACTCCTAGAACATCTGCAGGACGGCCAAGCCCAGGAAGTCCTGCATTTGTGAAGAAAAACCACAAGGGAGAGACCCCTCTGCATCTAGCTGCAATAAAG GGAGACCTAGAGGCTGTCAGGGAACTGCTGGACCAGGGGGCCGATCCCAACCTGAAGGATAATGCCGGATGGACACCTCTG CATGAAGCATGTAACCTGGGTCACTTGGCTGTGGTAGaggtgctgatctcaaagggagCCCTGTTGAACACACCTGGCTATGAAAACGACTCCCCTCTCCACGACGCTGTGAGAAATGGACATTCCGCAATTGTGAAAGTGCTACTGCAGCTTGGCGCTTCACAGAGTGTACT TAATCTGTATGGAAAGCGCCCGGCAGATTATGCAGTGAGTGAGGAGATGTTGGAGATTTTCCAGGAAGCCTCAAAAGGAACCCAGTATGCTAATGCTCATACGGCTCACAGCCCCTCAGCCAGTCTCTCTGTGGTACGTCTACATGAAAAT GTGAGTGACGGCGTGAGAAGAGATCAGAATGTGGTGTTTTTACCCACCAAGCTATCACCGCCAGAGCAGCATCAACTGTCCCAGCTGGGACTGCAGCTGGGAGGCAGGATGGTTGACACCTTTACTAGCTCAG TGAGCCATGTCGTAGTGCCAGAGGGACAAATGCCCACCACCTACTCCACCCTCCTGGGTCTTCTTGCTGGCTGCTGGATTGTCAGATACAGCT GGGTGAAGGCATGTCTGCAGGCAGGGAAGTGGATGCCTGAAGCTGAGCATGAAGCCGCAGAAGGCCCACAGCGCAGTCGCATGAACAGATGCAGTCTG cttCCACCACTCTTCGATGGctgtttcttcttcctttatGGCTCCTTCAAGGCACCTACCAAGGATGAGCTCACAAAGCTGATCAAAGAGGGAGGAGGTCAGCTCCTCAGTCGCCAGCCCAAGCCAGACAGCGATGTGACTCAAACCCTGAGTGCTGCAGCCTACCATGCCATGCCAGGCACCGACCAGGCCCTCTGCACGCAGTATATCATCTTTGATCCCCAGGGCGCCTACAAGCCTGCAGTGGTAAGACGTGGAAAGGTGTGGTCAGCTCCCTCCTCTTGGCTCATTGACTGCATTGCAGCCTTCAGCCTCCTTCCTGTGCCGGACCTTTAA
- the bard1 gene encoding BRCA1-associated RING domain protein 1 isoform X2 has protein sequence MENDPPLQTTDWKNTAEAVANFRRLLLCSKCSSLMKDPVCLGMCEHMLCRSCAGPRAGDGCVVCHSPAWVKDIQINRQLSSIIQLFSGLESLLSPKKQADVSEAEILTQPQSPVIKHKRSFKIWFSPRSRKVRCAVEKPSEANLPDSRLSVETAAKQPGPHAVQHQELSVFNFTSSSQDSGSSSPERCNNENKNKTKSNKKTATKKGSVLVQGSTRTTRKQTKVNIKKKRLEDINEQWGITEDARALPEKEQPCVVGPKRSSKRVSFLSPAVTSDDPKSAMPQESTNEVSPARSTGESLSGGTISVQTYQTQAGQIVQQDKLSSNDIPEKQHMSSLEHSSKRPRMEEKDCTLENTPKRPRASLNHRRKSLGQMSPAALNPPSLSSPRCDKSSKTCRKQCADSPSGRAIASPESCGKSPSTPRTSAGRPSPGSPAFVKKNHKGETPLHLAAIKGDLEAVRELLDQGADPNLKDNAGWTPLHEACNLGHLAVVEVLISKGALLNTPGYENDSPLHDAVRNGHSAIVKVLLQLGASQSVLNLYGKRPADYAVSEEMLEIFQEASKGTQYANAHTAHSPSASLSVVSDGVRRDQNVVFLPTKLSPPEQHQLSQLGLQLGGRMVDTFTSSVSHVVVPEGQMPTTYSTLLGLLAGCWIVRYSWVKACLQAGKWMPEAEHEAAEGPQRSRMNRCSLLPPLFDGCFFFLYGSFKAPTKDELTKLIKEGGGQLLSRQPKPDSDVTQTLSAAAYHAMPGTDQALCTQYIIFDPQGAYKPAVVRRGKVWSAPSSWLIDCIAAFSLLPVPDL, from the exons ATGGAAAATGATCCTCCTCTGCAGACAACGGATTGGAAGAACACTGCGGAGGCAGTTGCAAACTTCCGTCGACTACTACTTTGTTCGAAATG ctcCAGTTTAATGAAAGATCCCGTCTGTTTAGGAATGTGCGAGCATATGCTGTGCAG GTCCTGTGCTGGGCCCCGAGCAGGCGATGGCTGTGTTGTATGCCACAGCCCTGCATGGGTAAAGGACATCCAAATCAACAGGCAGCTCAGCAGCATAATACAGCTCTTCAGTGGTTTGGAGTCCCTGCTCAGTCCCAAAAAACAAGCAG ACGTGTCTGAAGCTGAGATTctaacacagccacagagtcctGTCATTAAACACAAGAGGAGCTTTAAGATCTGGTTCAGTCCTCGCAGCCGCAAGGTACGCTGTGCGGTGGAGAAACCTTCAGAGGCTAACCTACCAGACAGCAGGTTGTCTGTTGAAACGGCTGCAAAACAGCCAGGCCCACATGCTGTTCAACACCAGGAACTGTCAGTTTTCAATTTCACTTCGTCCTCCCAAGACTCTGGCTCTTCTTCACCTGAAAGATGcaacaatgaaaataaaaacaagacgaAGTCAAATAAGAAAACCGCTACCAAGAAGGGGAGCGTGTTGGTGCAAGGATCCACAAGGACCACACGTAAACAGACCAAGGTGAATATTAAGAAGAAGAGGCTAGAGGACATAAACGAGCAATGGGGAATCACAGAGGATGCTCGTGCCTTACCGGAAAAGGAGCAACCCTGTGTTGTCGGGCCAAAAAGGTCCAGTAAAAGGGTTTCTTTCCTAAGCCCAGCTGTCACCTCTGACGACCCTAAGTCTGCAATGCCACAGGAGAGTACTAATGAAGTCAGTCCTGCcaggagcacaggagagagTCTCTCAGGAGGCACCATCTCTGTACAGACTTACCAAACGCAGGCCGGTCAAATCGTTCAGCAAGACAAACTGTCTTCAAATGACAttcctgaaaaacaacacatgtcCTCCCTAGAGCATTCCTCAAAAAGACCCAGAATGGAGGAAAAAGACTGCACTCTGGAAAACACACCAAAAAGACCAAGAGCTTCTCTAAACCACAGGAGAAAATCATTGGGACAGATGTCTCCAGCTGCCCTAAACCCCCCATCTTTGTCAAGCCCCAGGTGTGATAAGAGCTCCAAAACCTGTAGAAAACAATGTGCAGACAGCCCTTCTGGTCGAGCCATTGCATCACCAGAAAGCTGTGGAAAATCTCCCAGTACTCCTAGAACATCTGCAGGACGGCCAAGCCCAGGAAGTCCTGCATTTGTGAAGAAAAACCACAAGGGAGAGACCCCTCTGCATCTAGCTGCAATAAAG GGAGACCTAGAGGCTGTCAGGGAACTGCTGGACCAGGGGGCCGATCCCAACCTGAAGGATAATGCCGGATGGACACCTCTG CATGAAGCATGTAACCTGGGTCACTTGGCTGTGGTAGaggtgctgatctcaaagggagCCCTGTTGAACACACCTGGCTATGAAAACGACTCCCCTCTCCACGACGCTGTGAGAAATGGACATTCCGCAATTGTGAAAGTGCTACTGCAGCTTGGCGCTTCACAGAGTGTACT TAATCTGTATGGAAAGCGCCCGGCAGATTATGCAGTGAGTGAGGAGATGTTGGAGATTTTCCAGGAAGCCTCAAAAGGAACCCAGTATGCTAATGCTCATACGGCTCACAGCCCCTCAGCCAGTCTCTCTGTG GTGAGTGACGGCGTGAGAAGAGATCAGAATGTGGTGTTTTTACCCACCAAGCTATCACCGCCAGAGCAGCATCAACTGTCCCAGCTGGGACTGCAGCTGGGAGGCAGGATGGTTGACACCTTTACTAGCTCAG TGAGCCATGTCGTAGTGCCAGAGGGACAAATGCCCACCACCTACTCCACCCTCCTGGGTCTTCTTGCTGGCTGCTGGATTGTCAGATACAGCT GGGTGAAGGCATGTCTGCAGGCAGGGAAGTGGATGCCTGAAGCTGAGCATGAAGCCGCAGAAGGCCCACAGCGCAGTCGCATGAACAGATGCAGTCTG cttCCACCACTCTTCGATGGctgtttcttcttcctttatGGCTCCTTCAAGGCACCTACCAAGGATGAGCTCACAAAGCTGATCAAAGAGGGAGGAGGTCAGCTCCTCAGTCGCCAGCCCAAGCCAGACAGCGATGTGACTCAAACCCTGAGTGCTGCAGCCTACCATGCCATGCCAGGCACCGACCAGGCCCTCTGCACGCAGTATATCATCTTTGATCCCCAGGGCGCCTACAAGCCTGCAGTGGTAAGACGTGGAAAGGTGTGGTCAGCTCCCTCCTCTTGGCTCATTGACTGCATTGCAGCCTTCAGCCTCCTTCCTGTGCCGGACCTTTAA